Proteins from one Cryptomeria japonica chromosome 4, Sugi_1.0, whole genome shotgun sequence genomic window:
- the LOC131032177 gene encoding aluminum-activated malate transporter 14-like: MESSSLNGECKVNINVGVKTPSRRLPRKVNESVTSLVKIWKLGKEDPRRIIHSIKFGVALFLVSLLYLIDPLFTGVGDNSIWAVMTVVVVLEFTAGATLSKGLNRGLGTLLAGSLATCVSYLCENAGEPGEAIIIGFSVFILGAAASFTRFFPTIKRRYDYGVVTFLLTFNLIVVSGYRVDNILRMAYERLSTIAIGCSLCLVISVLVYPIWAGEDLHNSTADKFEGLAQSLDGCVREYFDERVEDTEEDDNDKTAEDDIYEGYKSVLDSKATEESLATFAGWEPRHGRFRYRHPWKQYVKIGANLRHLAYSIVALHGCLRSEIQTPLSVRWVLKRPCLKLSEEATKILRELSYSIRHTRRCGTEGMMEHLHLALKDLQEALHGLPRHFIDLRSINMTKKELWYSSASLEEGNTTRLFKRPMLIQEQMQDGGKSLARTQSHASAQEKVRGQSIEYAEELPLVTFAWLLVESVMRIEHVVEAADELARRACFKASISSHGRLRKPSMKVSATEISRSRVLEFHSTSQSAE, from the exons ATGGAGTCTAGTTCTCTGAATGGCGAGTGTAAAGTGAACATAAATGTTGGTGTTAAGACTCCAAGCAGGAGACTCCCCAGAAAAGTAAACGAAAGTGTGACATCCTTGGTAaagatatggaaacttggaaaagAAGATCCAAGAAGGATCATACATTCAATTAAATTTGGAGTGGCATTGTTTTTGGTCTCTCTCCTGTATCTCATTGATCCTTTGTTCACTGGCGTTGGAGATAATTCAATTTGGGCTGTGATGACTGTTGTGGTAGTCCTTGAATTCACTGCAG GGGCTACTTTGAGCAAAGGATTGAACAGAGGATTAGGCACTCTGTTGGCAGGTTCTCTAGCCACATGTGTCAGTTACTTATGTGAGAACGCAGGCGAACCAGGGGAGGCTATTATCATTGGATTCTCAGTTTTTATCTTAG GTGCAGCAGCTTCTTTTACTAGGTTCTTCCCTACAATCAAGAGAAGATATGACTATGGAGTTGTGACATTCCTTCTCACATTCAATCTTATAGTAGTCTCTGGATATCGAGTGGACAACATACTTAGGATGGCTTATGAACGTCTGTCCACCATAGCCATTGGCTGTAGTTTGTGCCTCGTTATCAGTGTGCTTGTTTATCCCATCTGGGCAGGCGAGGATCTTCACAACTCTACAGCTGACAAATTTGAAGGCCTGGCTCAATCCCTTGATG GATGCGTTAGGGAATATTTTGATGAACGGGTTGAGGATACGGAGGAAGATGACAATGACAAAACAGCAGAAGATGACATATACGAAGGATACAAATCTGTGTTAGATTCCAAGGCCACAGAGGAGTCTCTG GCGACGTTTGCTGGCTGGGAGCCAAGGCACGGGAGATTTCGTTATAGGCATCCATGGAAGCAGTATGTGAAAATTGGAGCCAATCTTCGGCACTTAGCATATTCCATCGTAGCCTTACATGGATGCCTTCGATCCGAGATTCAG ACACCGCTTTCTGTCCGATGGGTGTTGAAGAGGCCATGCCTCAAGCTCAGTGAGGAAGCAACAAAAATATTGCGAGAACTTTCGTACTCTATCAGACACACGCGAAGATGTGGCACGGAGGGCATGATGGAGCACTTACATCTTGCATTGAAGGATTTGCAGGAAGCCTTGCATGGTTTGCCAAGACATTTCATTGATCTCCGAAG CATCAACATGACAAAAAAAGAACTCTGGTATAGTTCAGCGAGCTTGGAGGAGGGCAACACAACAAGGCTTTTTAAAAGACCTATGTTGATACAAGAACAAATGCAGGATGGAGGAAAGAGCCTCGCACGCACACAATCCCATGCTTCTGCTCAAGAAAAAGTGAGGGGGCAGAGTATTGAATATGCAGAGGAGCTTCCCCTCGTCACTTTTGCATGGCTTCTGGTGGAAAGTGTAATGAGGATTGAGCATGTTGTTGAGGCTGCTGATGAGCTGGCAAGGCGGGCATGCTTCAAAGCATCTATTTCTTCTCACGGAAGGCTAAGAAAGCCATCAATGAAGGTTTCTGCAACTGAGATTTCTAGAAGCAGAGTATTGGAATTCCATTCCACTTCTCAATCTGCCGAGTGA